The genome window ATAGGGGGCGTTGTGGTGCTCATTGAGCATGATGCCGTCCACGCCCATCTGCTCGGCGTAGAGGTACTCTTCCACTCGCTCGTTGTAGAGGCGGCTGGCCTCTTGCGGGTCGAAGTGTTTGTTGGAGAAGAGGACGGTGGAATAGCCGAACTTTTCGGCCTCTTCCCTGGCGTAGGTGCCGTAGGGCTGCTCGGTGAAGTACATCAGATGCATAGCGCGCTCACCAGTCCTTCGCAGAATGGCATATCAGGGCCACGGGCGATTATACGCCGATTCATCATCGCGTCATCACGACAGAAGCGGATGCCGAGCGATGCTAGGCAGACACCCCGGCAGGCTTGAGCTGCTCCTTGGGCGTGAAGGCCAGGCTCACGGGCGTGTTCGACTCGAAGGGGCTGTTGAGGCCCAGCTCCTTGCCGATCTGCCGGAGGGCGGGCATGACCTCTTGTCCCAGGAGGCGGATGCAGTTCATGGAATCCTTGTGGTTGACGCCGCCATCGTTGGCCCAGAGGGCGAGGATGGAGGGTCGCGCCTGCTCCAAGAGCATGCGGAGCTTTTTGACCACCTGGTCTGGCGTGCCGGCGATGATCTGGAGGGTTTCGAGCTGTTTTTCATAGGGCGGCGCTTGGGGGCGCTGCATGCTGAGGCGCTGGCGGCGCGAGGAGGGGGAGCTATAGCCGGAGGGCGCGGCCCAGTAGGGATGGGCGAGGCCGAGGAATTCGCCCTGCATCCACATGAACTGGCGGCCGCCTTCGTGGGCCTTGGCCTCCGTGTCCTGGACGTGGCAGCGGATGAGGTAGCCGCGCTGCTCCGGGCCCGCCGTGTAGCCGACGCGGGCCGCAGCATCATCGTAGACTTTCCAGATGGCCTTGGTGGCCTCCAGCGTGGTGTTGAGCGCGATATAGGGATAGCGATGCTCGGCGGACCAGACGACGGTCTCCATGCTGGCGATGCCGGGGATCCAGATGCGCGGATGGGGCTTCTGCATGGGGACGACCCACTGATTGACGACGCGCATCTGGTAGTGGTTGCCCTCCCAGCGCCAGGGACCGGGAACGGTCCAGGCCTTCACGAGCAGGTCGTGGGCCTCCTCAAAGCGCTCGCGGTTATAGGCGGGATTGGCGTTGGTGGCGACCTGCTCCATGCCAGCGCCGCGCACAAATCCGGAGACGAGGCGGCCCTTGGAGATGAGGTCTATCATGCCGATCTCTTCAGCGAGGCGGACAGGATTATCCGAGACTGGAAGCGGGTTGCCCAGGAGGACGAGCTTCACGCGCTTGGTCATAGCGGCCAGGATGGAGGCGTACATGTTGATCTTGGCCTGCATGCAGAAGGGCGCGTTGTGGTGCTCGTTCAGCATGATGCCGTCCACGCCGACTTCTTCCGCGTAGAGGTACTCTTCCAGGCGCTCGTTATAGAGGCGGCTGGCCTCTTTCGGATCGAAATGGCGGTTGGAGAAGAGCGTTGAGGAGTAGCCGAACTTGCGCGCCTCCGCCTCCGGATAGGCATTCATGGGCTGTTCCGTGAAGTACATCAGATGCATGGCACACCCTCCCTGTTCGCCGCGTCCGTTTAGACCAGGAATTCGCTGACGAGCTTGGCCAGCTCTTTGGGCTTTTCGTACTCAACGCAGTGGCCCGCGCCCGCGATGGTCTCCAGGCGAGCGCCGGGAATGCCCTGCTGATATTGCTTGGCGCAGGCGGCGGGAACGATCTTGTCTTCCTTGCCCCAGACGAGCAGGGTAGGCGTCTTCACCCCGGGGAGCAGGTGCGGGAGCGATTGATCGAACATGTAGGGCTTCCAGGCGACGCGGGTGGTCATCTCGCGGTTGATCTCCCAGATCTCGAGCTGGTCAACGGTGGGCTGGCTGCCCCACTGCTGGTTCGCCTTAGTCGTAACGTGGAAGCTCGCCTGGATGTATTCCAGGGGGCTGACGAGGAACTGGTCATAAATCTCGCCCTCCTTGGGCTGGACGCCCATGGGAGCGACGAGGGCCATCTTGCGGAAGAGCTTGTGGTCCATGGTGGCCATCTCCGCAGCGATCCACCCGCCGAAGCCGAGGCCGAGGACGTCAACGCCGGTGAGCTTCAACTCGCTCAAGAGCCAGATGTGCAGGGCGGCGAGATCGCGGACGGTGCGCGCCCATTGCGGGACTTCCGAACCGTCAAAGCCGGGATGCGAGGGCAGGTAGACGGTATGCTTGGCCGCCAGCTCCTCTATGAACGGCACCCAGCCGGGGCTGCCGAAATCCCGGTGCAGGACGAGGAGGGGATTGCCCTTGCCGCCCTTGACCAGGTTCACCTTGAGGGCGCCCAGCTGTACCGTCTCTTTCTTCGTCGCCGCTGTCACAGTCGTCATGTCTCTCTCCTATCCGCCCACCTTGGGTCCGGGCCCGTAGGGGGCAGGCAGCGCGTTGGCCGCCGAATCTTTGAGCATCTGTTGCCAGGAACGCTTGAGTCCGCGGTTCGTGCGATTGATCTCCGGCATCACATACTTGGCGAAGAGCTCCAGGCACTTGCGCCAGTTCTCCCGGCTGGTCCATTCCGTGGCGACGATGAGGAAGCCGCCGAAGCCGCCGGAGCGCTGCTGGGCGTCCTCCATCCAGCGTATGCAGTCGTCGGGATCGCCGATGACCCAGCCGCGCTTGGCCAGGGCCTGATCGAAGGTGATCTCCTCGGCGGGCTGGCCGACGAAGGCTTCATAACCGGGCTTGACGCCCAGGTGGAAGAAGTAGTCGCGCAGCTCGCGCATGGCGCCTTCGGCCACATCGTCGTAGGCCTTCTTCTTCGTCTCGGCGATGTAGAGGTACTGGGCGATGCGCCAGTCTTCGCGACGGACGGTTTTGCGGTGGAGCCTGGCGTGCTGCTCCAGGGATTCCCACTGCTTGCGCAGCTGATCGGGAGAGGCGGGACTCTGGAAGGCGGCCGAGAGCATGAACAGGCCGTGTTGGCCCGTGACTTCGATGCTGTGGGGGCGGCCGGTGCTCGCCACGGCGATGGGCATGTGCGGCCGCTGGAAGGGCTTCACCTGGATCTCGCGATCCTTGTAGCTCCAGAACTGTCCTTCGTAGGAAATCGGGCCATCGGCATGGTAGAGCTTGAGGATGATATCGAGGGCCTCATCCATGCGGGGACGCAGCTTCTCATAGGGGATATCGAACATCTTGACGTCCGTGGGCTGGACGCCGGGGCCGACGCCGAAGAGGATGCGCCCCATGGTGAGCTGATCGAGGAAGGCCATGCGCTCGGCGACTTCGAAGGGGTCATGAAAGGCGAGGCTGACGACGCCGGTGCCGAGCTTGATGCGCTTGGTGCGCTCGGCGGCTGCGGCGATGAAGAGGTCGGGCGCGGGGATGGGCTCCCAGCCGCCGCTGTGGTGCTCGCCGACCCAGACTTCATCGAAGCCCAGGGACTCGACGTACTGGACGAACTCCAGGTCATGCTGATAGCCCAGGGCCGGGTTCTCTTCCGGGCGGCGGCAAGGCATCAGAAAGAAGCCGAACTTCATCCGCTGCGAACCTTTCTGCCTTAGGGAAGCGCGCGGCCCGTGATTGCCTCTTTCGGGCCGCCTCACCTGCGGGGGTAGAATAGCCCCGCAACTACGGAGTGTCAAACCGGAAATGGGTAGCGCGGAGCGCAGGCCGCGCCCTCGGGTTTGACGCCCTATCACGACCTCCCTATACTCGGCGCACTTTGCGGTGGAGGCGAGGATGCCGACAACGGAACACATGGCCCCGAAGCGGATCAAGCCCAAGGCGCTGGGCGACTACCTGGAGGTGATGAGCAAGGCGGTCTTCCAGACGGGCATCTCCTGGCAGGTGGTGGAGAAGAAGTGGCCAGGGACGCGCGAGGCGTTCAAGGGCTTTGACGCGGTGAAGGTCTCCACGCTGGGGCCGACCCAGGTGGACGCCCTGAGCAACGATACGCAGCTCATCCGCAACCGGAGGAAGATCGAGGCGATCATCGGGAACCCCCAGGCGATGGTGGCTCTGGAGCAAAAGCACGGCAACTTTCAAAAATACCTGCGCTCCCACGGAAGCTTCGATGCGACGGTGAAGGACCTGCGGAAGCAGTTCAAGTTCCTGGGCGATGCGGGCGCCTATTACTTCTTATACGTCGTGGGCGAGAAGGTGCCGGAGTACAGCGAGTGGTGCAAAGCGCACGGCATGAAGCCGCCGAAGGGGATGTAGCGTGGCCTACAACGCGAAGCTGGCGGAACGGATCGGGAAGGCGCTGGCGGGACGGCGCGATGTGACGATGAAGGAGATGTTCGGCGGCGTGGCCTTCATGGTGCAGGGGAAGATGGCGGTGGGCGTCATCAAGGACGACCTGCTGCTGCGCCTGGACCCGAAGGACGCGGAGGCGGCGCTACAGCAGCCACATATCAGGCCTATGGACTTTACCGGCAGGCCGATGAAGGGAAACGTCTACGTGGCGCCGCCGGGCTACAAGAGCGACGCGGCGCTGAAGAAGTGGGTGGCGACATCGGCCACGCATGCCGAGGGGCTGGCGAAGAAGAAATACGAAAGAGGAGGCGCGTATGCCTGCACATCTGAAGGGCAAGGTGGCGGTGGTGACGGGCGGCGGGCGAGGCATCGGCAAGGCGGTGGCGCTGGAGCTTGCGCGCCAGGGGGCAAAGGTCGTCGTCACGGACATCGGCGCGGAGCTGGACGGCACGGGCCGCTCCAAAGAGTTCGCCGACGGCGTGGTGAAGGAGATCAAGAAGAGCAGGGGCGAGGCCATCGCCGACTATTCGGACGTCTCCGATTACGCGCAGGCCAAACGGCCCATAGACCTGGCGGTGATGACGTATGGGCGCTTGGATATCCTGGTCAACAGCGTCGGCAATGCGCGCCCCAAGCTGCTGCTCGATTGCTCGCAGGAAGACCTGGACATCCTGATTGACGTGATGCTGAAAGGGAAGCTCTACACGACCCGCCATGCGGCCGCCGTGATGGCGAAGCAGCAAACGGGAAGCATCGTGAACATCGCTTCGAACATCGGGCTCATCCGCATGACGCGCCGGGTGGCCTACGGCGCGGCACAGGTGGGCATCATCGGCTTCTCGAACGTGGCCGCGGTGGAGCTTGGGCCGCTGGGCATGACGGTGAACACGATCTGCCCGGGAGCGACGGAATCGCGGCTCATCCGAGAGGCGATGCGGCTGGCGAAGCTGGAGCTGAACAACCCCATCATCGCGCCGACGGAGCGGGGCACGGCCTTCCTGACGCCGAACCCGGCGGAGGACTGCGCCACCTTCGCCGCCTACCTCTGCACGGATGCGGCCAAGAGCATCAACGGCCAGGTCTTCTACGTGGCCGGGCCGCACATCAGCCGGGCGGAGCACTGGTCGCTCTCCAAGAACATCTACAAGAACGGCCACTGGACGATGGAGGAGCTGATCGAGGCGATGCCGAAGACGGTGCTGCAGGGTGTGCCGAATCCCGCGCCGCCGCTGAAGGTATAGGGCGCGTGCCCCGCGCCCTACGAGTCCCCATGGCTCACTATCTCGCCGACAAAATAGCGGTCGTTACCGGAGGCGGGCGCGGCATCGGGCGCGCGATCGCGATGCGCCTTGCCGATGAGGGCGCGACGGTGGTGGTGAACGACAACGGCGCTAGACTCGACGGCACGGGGACATCGCGCGCGCCCGCCGATAGCGCCGTCAGGGCGATCAGGTCGCGGAAGGGCGCGGCCATCGCCGACTATTCGGACGCTTCGAGCTACGCGGCATCGAAGCGGCTCATCGAGGGCGTGGTGAAGCGCTACGGGCGCATAGACATCCTGGTGAGCAGCTTCGGCGCCGCCAGGCCGAAGCTGCTGACGGAATGCGCGCAAGAAGACCTGGACATGCTGATTGACGTGATGCTGACGGGCAAGCTCTATTGCACGCAGCACGCGGCGCGGCAGATGGTGAAGCAAGGCTCGGGGCGCATCATCAACCTGGCCTCCAGCATGGGCCTGGTGACCATGACGCGGCGCGTCGCCTACGCCGCGGCGCAGATCGGCATCATCGGCTTTTCGAACGTCGCCGCGATGGAGCTGGGGCCATACGGCGTGACGGTGAACACAATCTGCCCAGGGGCGACGACCTCGCGGCTGACGGACGATGCGATCCGCGTGGCGCGGGCCCACCTGAAGCATCCCATCATCTCCGCTACGGAGGTCTCCACGGCGCACCACCGGCCCGCGCCGCCGGACGATATCGCGACTTTGACCGCCTACCTGTGCACAGAGTTCGCGAAGGAAATCAACGGGCAGGTCTTCCACGCCGCCGGGTCGAACATCGGCCTGCCGGAGCTGATGCGCCGCCCGCATGAGATCTGGCAGGCGAAGCCCTGGACCATCGAGCAGCTCATCAAGGATGTGCCGACGACCCTGATGAAGGGCGTGACGAACGTGCCGCAGGCGAACCGCTGAGCGGACAATAGCCGGAGCCTGCGCCGCCTGCGATACTTGCGATCGTTTACGGTGATGCTCGCGCCCTCCATCGTGGGCGGACGGAGGCCTTCCGGCACGTTCTCGCTCACCAAGCCGCCCTCATAGCCGACGATCCAGACGGCTTCACGGATCGCAGCAAGGTCGCGCAAAAGCCCAAAGACGTCCACCGGGTCCTCCCGAGCCACATCGCGCCAGCAGTAAACCGGCAGTCAAGATGTTCGCGCACGCGCGAGAGCAGGATTTAAGGCGGATTACTAGCGGATTGCCAGCGGTGAAGGCGTTCTAGGCGCCCAGCTTTGGCTTGCCGCCGTCGCCATAGCCGTTCTGGGTGGCCCAGATGGCCACCTGGGTGCGCGAGGAGAGGCCCAGCTTCCGAAGGATGTTTTCGATGTGGCGCTTGGCCGTGGCGTCACTGATGGAGAGCTCCTGAGCGATCTGCTTGTTGGTGTAGCCCTTAGCGATGAGGTTGACGACCTCCACCTCACGCATGGAGAGGCCGCTGGGCGGCGCCTTTGTCAGTTCGGCGTCAGGGACTGCGGCTCTGGGAAGGGCAGGCGGCTCCAGGCTGGGAGGCGCTTCAGGAACGGGTATGCTGGGCGTCACGGTTCCAATCATCTGCGTCGAGGGCGAGGCTCCGCTGGAGAGCGAACGCTCAGGCCCCGTTTGCACAATGGTGGCGCTCGTTGCCGAAGGAGGGGTTGCCACGGTCGCGGCTGTGCCTGCGCTCGCTTGGATGGCGACGGTAGTCCGGCGGGTGAAGTACATCCATGCGCCGAAGAAGGCCAGCAGGACCGCGAGCGAGCCGCCGACGATGAGCGCCATCGGAACACTATCGCCATCGTCCGCACTCTGATCCTGCCCCGCGATCACCAGCCCTCCAGGGCCGGGGCCGAGGACCTGACCGCCCGGCGGCACGCGCTGGGCGGAGACCGGACCCGGAGGCACGCTGTGCCCCGGCTGAGGGAGGCAGGGCGTGGCGTACAGGCCGCGATCGGAGCCGCTGATCTTCTCCATGCGGAAATGGCCGTTGGCGCGCAGATTGATGATCTTGGCAGGAGAGACATCCGGCGGCACGGCGATCTCCGCAGGGAGGGACGTGACAGTCATGTCCCGGATGAGCAGGCCTCCGGTGGGGCGAGCGATAGAATAGACGACCTGAGTGGCCTGGGGAACGTTGAAGGGAGGCGGGGAGTCAACGAAGAGGCGAAGGCGCGCAGTCTCATCATCGTCAGAGTTGAAGGACCAGCTTGAGACGGGCTCCAGGGATTGCAGGGAATCGCTCCAGCCGAGCTCAAGGCCGGGGAAGAGCGGCGTGAGGCGGTAATGGTGGAGCGGTGGAGGAACCGCCGGCTCCCGGCGCTCCAGCACGAGCTCGTAGACCTTTCCAGGCGTGAGCGAAAGACTGAGCGTTTGCGTCCGCTCGCCGATGCCATCATGAACCACGGTGATGGTCTTCAGCCCCACATCGTCCCGCAAGGTTGCGGTGATCGAGCCTCGCTCGTCTCTATTCTCCGAGACCGTGGTCAATTTGAGGCCTACCGGGCCGGTTGATGGGATCCGCTGGTAAACCTTCCACCGATGAATCGGCGACTCCTGGCGGTAAAAGGCCATCATGCAGTAGAGGCCGGGAAAGCCCGGCGGCGCGCGATTGGGAACAGGACGACTGAACGTCGCCCCGCCTTCGGCCTGGGCGGAAAGGGCTGCCGGTGTCATCGCCGGCAGAATAGCGGCAAGCGCTGCGAACAGTGTGGCTATTCGATAGTACGGCGTGGCCAAGGCGCTGCAACCTTACAGTAGGTAGGGTGGAGTCAAGCGATTATCTGTCCCAAGGCCTGCCTCGTCAAACCATTTCGCTTTTTGAAGGAGAGATTTCCCTTCTGTTGTACAGAAGGAGAAACTCACGGCTGGCCCATATCTGGAAATGGGCCGTTCGGCCCAAGAATATCCATCTGAAGACGCATGCTCGTAAAAGTCGAGGAACCTACCATCCACGTAGAACAGCGCGATAGAGTCGCCGAGGCACCTAATACAGCCACTCAACCACCCCATCAAGGGGGAGAGGAAGAGGCCCTGGCAGCCCCCTGCCAGGGCCTCTTTTCATGTCGCACAGTCGCTGTGACCGTTATACTCATCTCTCGACTATGCGCCTACCCAATCGAGTTGCGATTATCACTGGAGCCGCTTCGGGCGTGGGGCGGGCATCCTGCCTCATCTTTGCCCGCGAAGGGGCCTCGATCGCCGCCGTGGATGTGAACCGAGAGGGCGGCGAGGAGACGTCGGCCCTGGTTCGCGCGGCAGGCGGTCAGGCCGTCTTCATTCAGGCCAGCGTGGACTCCAAGGCAGAGGCCCAGCGGGCAGTGAGGGAGACGGCGGCTCGCTTCGGCGCAGTCCACATCCTCTTCAACAATGCGGGCATCCCCGGCAGCGTTCAGGGAACGGCGCTGGACGGCCTGACGGAAGAGGACTGGCAGCAAGTGATGAACATCAACCTGAAGGGCGTGATGCTCTTCGCTCAGGCGGCGCTACCGGAGATCAAGAAGGCTGGCGGCGGCGCCATCGTGAACACGTCGTCCCTGGCGGGAGTCATCGGCATGGGGCGCGGCAACCAGGCCTACAGCGCGGCGAAGGCGGGCATCGTGGGCCTCACCAAGGCTTGGGCCCTCCAGTATGCCAAGGACAACATCCGCGTCAACGCCATCGCGCCCGGCTACATTGACACGCCCCTGGGGCGCGGCGTGCGCTCCGGCCTCAATGAGGCGCAGCAAGAGAAATATATGACCCGCGTTATGACCAACATCCCCATAGGGCGCTTCGCCGGGCCGGAAGACATCGCCAACGCAGCGCTCTACCTCGCCTCTGATCAGGCGGCCTTCGTCACCGGGCATGTCCTGGTGGTGGACGGCGGCTATTCGTCCCAGTGACTCCAGGCGGTCTGCCGAAGCCGTAGCGGATTCCCTCCGTTTGCGGTATACTTGTTTTGTTAGATGGTTCTGATCCTCACTTCCACTCTCTTGCCTCTCCCGGGCCATCCAGCCCAGCCAAGCCGCGAGTTCGTGGTCGCGCAGTCAGCCGTCCAACCAATACACCAGGGCCCAGGCCACGCTTTGCCTTGAGGCCCGCGAAAGAGCACTTCGATTCAGACCTCGTCCTTTTCCGATCTCGACCTCATACCGCCGCTGCAGCGCGCCCTCGATGCCGAAGGGTACGAGACGCCTACGCCAATCCAGGCGCAGGCTATCCCGCACCTGCTTCAGCGGCGCGACCTTATGGGCTGCGCCCAGACGGGCACGGGCAAGACGGCCGCCTTCGCGCTGCCGATCCTGCAGCACCTGGCCGCCGCGCGCCGCCGCGCGGAGCCGCATCGCCCCCGGGTGCTGGTCCTTGCGCCCACCCGCGAGCTTGCCGCCCAGATCCGCGATAGCTTCCGCTCCTACGGGCGCTTCCTGGAGTTCAAGACCACCGCCATCTTCGGCGGCGTGAGCCAGCAGCCCCAGGTACAGGACCTCTCGCGCCGCGTGGACGTCCTCGTTGCCACGCCGGGCCGCCTCCTCGATCTCATGGGCCAGCGCCTTGTCTCCTTGGAGCAGATCGAATTCTTTGTCCTGGATGAAGCCGACCGCATGCTGGACATGGGCTTCATCAATGACATCCGCAAGGTCATCCAGGCTCTGCCCAAGCAGCGCCAGACCCTCATGTTCTCCGCCACGATGCCGCCGCCCATCGCCGACCTGGCCCGCACCATCCTGGTGAACCCGGTGACCGTGACGGTGACGCCCGTCGCCTCCACCGTGCCGCAGGTCAAGGAGCAGGTGCTCTTTGTGGACCAGAAAGAGAAGCGGCGCCTGCTTGCCGCCATCCTGAAAAGCGACTCGCAAGCCCTCACCCTCGTCTTCGTGCGCACCAAGCACGGGGCGGATAAGGTCGTCCGCATGCTGCGGGACGACGGCGTGACGGCGGAGGCCATCCACGGCAACAAGTCCCAGGGAGCGCGCCTCCGCGCCCTGGAGAACTTCCGCGCCGGGCGCAACCGCGTCCTGGTGGCCACGGACATCGCCGCGCGCGGCATAGACGTGGAGGGCATCTCCCACGTGGTGAACTACGATCTGCCCAACGAGCCGGAGAGCTACGTCCACCGCATCGGCCGGACGGCGCGCGCCGGGGCAAGCGGCAACGCGACCTCGTTCTGCTCGGCGGACGAGCGTCCGTACCTCCGCGATATCGAACAACTCATCCGGCACCGCGTGCCTGTGGGCGAAAGCTCGCGCTACGGCGTCTCCGTCACCGCGCCGCCGCCTCTGCCTGAGCCGGCGCAGCAGCGCCAGCAGCAACCGAGACAGTTCCAGCAGCCGCAGCAGCGGCCCCAGGGCCAGCCACAGCAGCGACCCCTCGGCAGCCAGGGCTTTTCGCGCTACGGCAGGCCTCGCCGCCGCAGCTTCCGCCCGCGCTAGCGCTTGCGCGCCGTCCCGCGCAGGGCGAAGTTCTTGGCGCGAAGCTTCGCCTTCGCCTGCTCCCAGAGCGTGTGGAAGATGAACTCCGCGATCTCGATGCGGTTGCGCGTCTCTTCCGGCGTCTTGCCCCAGACGGTGATGCCGTGCCCCGCCGCAACGATGATGGGCGCGCTCAGCCCCTTGCCGATGAGCTTCGCGAAGCCCTGGGCCAGCACGTCCATCCGCTCGTGATTGGGAATCACCGGGATGGCGGCGGTGATCGTGCCGCCGCGCCAGGGGATGTCCCAGCCCTTGAGCATTTCAAGGTTCTTCACGTCTATGTACGCGAGCGAGCCGAGCTTGGCCGCCTCCAACGAGAGCGCCGTGGAGGCGACGGTGTGCACGTGGTAGACGGCGCCGATGTCCGGCAGCCTCTCGTAGACGGCCTGGTGGATTATCGTCTCCGCCGAGGGCTTCCGCGCGCCTTCGCCCAGCCACTTGAGCTTCGCGCGCTCGCCTGCGGGCAGGACCGCCAGGTCGGCGTACTGCATCTCACCCTTGCTCGCGCCGCTCCCTGAGATCGCGATGGTCAGCGGGCTATCGTTCAGCTTGACGGAGAGATTGCCCGCGGTGCCCCACATCCAGCCCTTGGCGTGAAAGTCCCGCGCATGCTGGAGCAGCGCCGCCACGGCGCGCTCGGCATCAAGTTCGCTCAGCCTTCCCATGGGGCTATCATCCTGCGCTGAACACATGCGGTCAAGGCGTCACGCACCCTTTCGTATGAGCTGCGGATATTTCGCCGTCAGCGTCTCGCGTATCTCATCGAAGCTCTCATACGGCTCGAAGGGCCGCTTTCGCTCCGTGAGGATCTCCTTCAGCTTCGCCCGCGCGAAGACCAGGTCGGCCTTCTCCGCGCCGTGCACGTCCGTGAGGCTATCGCCGATGAGGATCTTGAAGACCCCTGGGTGCTCGTCCATCGCCATCGCCTTGCAGAGGCCGCAGCTGCCGCACGTCATCGTGTGCCGCAGGCGGATGTTCCGCCCGGAAAGGTCCGCGGGGATCAGGTACAGCCTCTTGATACGCTCCTGGTAGGGAGCCACCACCGGCTCCACGAAGAAGTCAATGCCGCCGGAGCAGACGGTGAAATCAATGCCGGATGCGGCGCAGAAGTCGAGGAAGCCGGCGAATCCTCGGCGGAAGTTCACGATGCGGCGGACGTGGGCGATGATCTCGTCCCGCTTCGCGCTCGGTATCTTGGCGAAGACGGCGGCGACACCGTCCTTCAGGGTGCGCTTCCCCTCGTAGATGCCGCGCACCTCCTCCTCCCACCCGGGCGGAGCGAACTGCCGCCAGACGCTCACGATCATGTCCTCAGTCGTGATCGTGCCGTCGAAATCGCAAAAGACGACGGCCTTGCGCGCAGGAGAGGTCATCGGCCCCAGGCCTGCAGGGCTTCGGCAAGCTCCGGAGGCTTCTCCTTGATAACGCCCGTCGCCAGGTCAATCGCCTGCCGGATCGCCATGGCGCCCGCCGCAGGCCCCTTCGGGTGGCCGAAGACGCCGCCTCCAGCGTTCACGATGACTTCATGCCCGTAATCGGCCACTATCTGGGGCACAAGCCCTGGGTGGATACCGGCGGACGGCACCGGGAAGGCTGCTTTCATTTCGCTGGCGGGCTTAGTGAGCGCGTCGCGGATGCCGTCGGTATCGGACTTGGGAAGGGCCACAGTGCCGTAGCTG of Chloroflexota bacterium contains these proteins:
- a CDS encoding SDR family NAD(P)-dependent oxidoreductase encodes the protein MAHYLADKIAVVTGGGRGIGRAIAMRLADEGATVVVNDNGARLDGTGTSRAPADSAVRAIRSRKGAAIADYSDASSYAASKRLIEGVVKRYGRIDILVSSFGAARPKLLTECAQEDLDMLIDVMLTGKLYCTQHAARQMVKQGSGRIINLASSMGLVTMTRRVAYAAAQIGIIGFSNVAAMELGPYGVTVNTICPGATTSRLTDDAIRVARAHLKHPIISATEVSTAHHRPAPPDDIATLTAYLCTEFAKEINGQVFHAAGSNIGLPELMRRPHEIWQAKPWTIEQLIKDVPTTLMKGVTNVPQANR
- a CDS encoding SDR family oxidoreductase translates to MPRGWRRRNTKEEARMPAHLKGKVAVVTGGGRGIGKAVALELARQGAKVVVTDIGAELDGTGRSKEFADGVVKEIKKSRGEAIADYSDVSDYAQAKRPIDLAVMTYGRLDILVNSVGNARPKLLLDCSQEDLDILIDVMLKGKLYTTRHAAAVMAKQQTGSIVNIASNIGLIRMTRRVAYGAAQVGIIGFSNVAAVELGPLGMTVNTICPGATESRLIREAMRLAKLELNNPIIAPTERGTAFLTPNPAEDCATFAAYLCTDAAKSINGQVFYVAGPHISRAEHWSLSKNIYKNGHWTMEELIEAMPKTVLQGVPNPAPPLKV
- a CDS encoding SDR family oxidoreductase, which gives rise to MRLPNRVAIITGAASGVGRASCLIFAREGASIAAVDVNREGGEETSALVRAAGGQAVFIQASVDSKAEAQRAVRETAARFGAVHILFNNAGIPGSVQGTALDGLTEEDWQQVMNINLKGVMLFAQAALPEIKKAGGGAIVNTSSLAGVIGMGRGNQAYSAAKAGIVGLTKAWALQYAKDNIRVNAIAPGYIDTPLGRGVRSGLNEAQQEKYMTRVMTNIPIGRFAGPEDIANAALYLASDQAAFVTGHVLVVDGGYSSQ
- a CDS encoding LLM class flavin-dependent oxidoreductase, producing the protein MHLMYFTEQPMNAYPEAEARKFGYSSTLFSNRHFDPKEASRLYNERLEEYLYAEEVGVDGIMLNEHHNAPFCMQAKINMYASILAAMTKRVKLVLLGNPLPVSDNPVRLAEEIGMIDLISKGRLVSGFVRGAGMEQVATNANPAYNRERFEEAHDLLVKAWTVPGPWRWEGNHYQMRVVNQWVVPMQKPHPRIWIPGIASMETVVWSAEHRYPYIALNTTLEATKAIWKVYDDAAARVGYTAGPEQRGYLIRCHVQDTEAKAHEGGRQFMWMQGEFLGLAHPYWAAPSGYSSPSSRRQRLSMQRPQAPPYEKQLETLQIIAGTPDQVVKKLRMLLEQARPSILALWANDGGVNHKDSMNCIRLLGQEVMPALRQIGKELGLNSPFESNTPVSLAFTPKEQLKPAGVSA
- the mtnB gene encoding methylthioribulose 1-phosphate dehydratase, which produces MCSAQDDSPMGRLSELDAERAVAALLQHARDFHAKGWMWGTAGNLSVKLNDSPLTIAISGSGASKGEMQYADLAVLPAGERAKLKWLGEGARKPSAETIIHQAVYERLPDIGAVYHVHTVASTALSLEAAKLGSLAYIDVKNLEMLKGWDIPWRGGTITAAIPVIPNHERMDVLAQGFAKLIGKGLSAPIIVAAGHGITVWGKTPEETRNRIEIAEFIFHTLWEQAKAKLRAKNFALRGTARKR
- a CDS encoding alpha/beta hydrolase, producing MTTVTAATKKETVQLGALKVNLVKGGKGNPLLVLHRDFGSPGWVPFIEELAAKHTVYLPSHPGFDGSEVPQWARTVRDLAALHIWLLSELKLTGVDVLGLGFGGWIAAEMATMDHKLFRKMALVAPMGVQPKEGEIYDQFLVSPLEYIQASFHVTTKANQQWGSQPTVDQLEIWEINREMTTRVAWKPYMFDQSLPHLLPGVKTPTLLVWGKEDKIVPAACAKQYQQGIPGARLETIAGAGHCVEYEKPKELAKLVSEFLV
- a CDS encoding DEAD/DEAH box helicase, producing MQTSSFSDLDLIPPLQRALDAEGYETPTPIQAQAIPHLLQRRDLMGCAQTGTGKTAAFALPILQHLAAARRRAEPHRPRVLVLAPTRELAAQIRDSFRSYGRFLEFKTTAIFGGVSQQPQVQDLSRRVDVLVATPGRLLDLMGQRLVSLEQIEFFVLDEADRMLDMGFINDIRKVIQALPKQRQTLMFSATMPPPIADLARTILVNPVTVTVTPVASTVPQVKEQVLFVDQKEKRRLLAAILKSDSQALTLVFVRTKHGADKVVRMLRDDGVTAEAIHGNKSQGARLRALENFRAGRNRVLVATDIAARGIDVEGISHVVNYDLPNEPESYVHRIGRTARAGASGNATSFCSADERPYLRDIEQLIRHRVPVGESSRYGVSVTAPPPLPEPAQQRQQQPRQFQQPQQRPQGQPQQRPLGSQGFSRYGRPRRRSFRPR
- a CDS encoding LLM class flavin-dependent oxidoreductase, which translates into the protein MCSVVGILASTAKCAEYREVVIGRQTRGRGLRSALPISGLTLRSCGAILPPQVRRPERGNHGPRASLRQKGSQRMKFGFFLMPCRRPEENPALGYQHDLEFVQYVESLGFDEVWVGEHHSGGWEPIPAPDLFIAAAAERTKRIKLGTGVVSLAFHDPFEVAERMAFLDQLTMGRILFGVGPGVQPTDVKMFDIPYEKLRPRMDEALDIILKLYHADGPISYEGQFWSYKDREIQVKPFQRPHMPIAVASTGRPHSIEVTGQHGLFMLSAAFQSPASPDQLRKQWESLEQHARLHRKTVRREDWRIAQYLYIAETKKKAYDDVAEGAMRELRDYFFHLGVKPGYEAFVGQPAEEITFDQALAKRGWVIGDPDDCIRWMEDAQQRSGGFGGFLIVATEWTSRENWRKCLELFAKYVMPEINRTNRGLKRSWQQMLKDSAANALPAPYGPGPKVGG
- a CDS encoding HAD-IB family phosphatase, translating into MTSPARKAVVFCDFDGTITTEDMIVSVWRQFAPPGWEEEVRGIYEGKRTLKDGVAAVFAKIPSAKRDEIIAHVRRIVNFRRGFAGFLDFCAASGIDFTVCSGGIDFFVEPVVAPYQERIKRLYLIPADLSGRNIRLRHTMTCGSCGLCKAMAMDEHPGVFKILIGDSLTDVHGAEKADLVFARAKLKEILTERKRPFEPYESFDEIRETLTAKYPQLIRKGA